GAAAGCGGCCTGGTAAGTCTTCATGCGGAAATCCATGAACATCTCGTAGAGTTTCTCTTCGATTGCCGTTCTTACTTCATAAAAAGTCAAGAGATCGGGATATGGGAAAGTCGCCTGGTTGGTCTCTTTCTTGATAATCCCGTCTTTATAAAGATCGGCAACGACATTGATGGCTTCGGCAAAGATTTTGTCGGCTGCCTTGATCATGAGATCGGCATTTTTCAGGTTTTCCCGGGCAAAGGTGGCCGAATGACACTGTTCACAGATTGCCTGCATGGCGGCCCGCTCCTTGGCAAAACTCTCTTCGTCAAGCCGGGCCATATTGGCGGCCTTGACAACCTCAAGTCTCGGGGTGGGGTTGCCATCCTTGTCAAGAACACCGAGGGCTTGGAGAATGGTCATCCGGTAGCCCATCCACTCCTTATCCGCTTCCGGCAGCCGCAGGGCCAGAAATCCCCAGGCCGACATGACACGGTGGTCGCCGTTGACCATATGACAGTCCTGACAGGTCGGTCCCCGATGAGCCACACGATCGGTATTGTAGGTGGCGCCATGCTTTGAGTGCGACCACATTTCCCATTGGGCATGATCGAAGCCTGTGTGACAGCTGTTGCAGGCTTCCGGCTGCCGGGCTTCCTCAACCAAGAAGGCATGGCGGGTATGGCAGTTTTGGCAATCCATGCCGTATCGATAATATTTACGGGCCTCGTTATTGGTGCGCACTTGACTGTCGGTAATTCCAAGGTTGTGGCAACCGTTACAGCCTTTCTGTCCATCGATAAAGGCCTGAGGCTGCTGATGGGCAAAGTCAGGAAAAGCCGTAATCGGCAAGAGTCCCAGGGCATGTTTGCCGCTCAGATACTGTCCGGCTTGCTTGCTATGACACTTTTTACAGGTACTGATGGTTGGCAGTTTGGCCTTATCGGCATCAGCAGCGCTCATATGCTCTTTGCCGTGACATGATTCGCAGGTCATTTTCTTAGCCATTTTGCCCCGGTTAAAATCTTTAACGATACCCGGATTAAGTTTGAGGTGGCATTCTTCGCACATAGACGATAAGGACCAAGACGAAGGTAGGTGAAAAAACATGGACATAATCAAGCCGACCACAAAAATAATACTGAATCTTTTAACTTTCATCTCCTAACCCTCCCTCATCCGGTAAAATCATTTGATCTCCACCTCTCCCCTCCAATTTATAGACACTATTCAGCATAACCGCGTTTACGCAAAAAATCCACTGGGCACCAACTTTTTACTATCCTACAGATGGTGATTTTTTCATTTCAAAAATCTGGGATCATCATTTCTCAAACTAGCGTAACAGGAAACTTGTAGATGCTACAAAGACCAAAATTGACAACTCAATTTCGATAGACGATATGACATGATGAAGGAGGCACCTGCATTAAAACCAAGAGAATTAGATTTCGAGCCAAGCGACACGGACAGTTTGATTTTGCAAAGGATGGTGAGAAAGAAGGGTTCTTGGTATCAGATTCCAAAAGGTATGAAAGTTGATAAATAAAATAGCTGTAAAAACCGCCTGATCCAGAGCCATATGACCCCGAAACTCAGGCGGTTAATGATAGACCCACTGCTCATCACTGCTTTTAGTCAAGCTTGAGCCAGTCTCACATGGACTCTCACACAAAAAAAGGAGTTACAGCAATATAGCCATAACCCCTTGATTTAATTGGTGCCCCCAGCGCGACTCGAACACGCGGCCTGCGGATTAGGAATCCGTCGCTCTATCCACCTGAGCTATGGGGGCATAATTCTAATAAGCGGATTTTCTACGGTATTTACCGCAGGTTGTCAAGTTCGATTCTTACAACTCTATGCTGAACCACCGGCAGACAGAAGCTCCTGCTGCTCAGCGGATGAGCCCCTGGGGGTCGCAAATCTCACGCAAGACGCACAGCTCCGTCGCCGATGCCGCCGGTACGGAAAGGGCACGATCACTCTCTACGGCAAAATCCATGGTCGCCATTATATCATCAATTTTCACCCCCTGATAAAAACCGGCCAGATACATTCGCTTGGTTTCTTCATCAAAACGGAAAATGCCCTTGTCGGTAATGACCGCCGCCGGGCCGCCGGGCCGCAAGCCGGCCAATTCGCGGCTTCTGCCGCCCTCCAGGTAGCCGGGACTGGTAAAATAATCAAGTTTCTTGACAAAACGCCCTTTGACCTGCTGCATGAAAATAATCGTTCGGCCGACAAAGGATGCCACATCGCAGGCGCCGCCGCTGCCCGAAAAGCGGACCTTGGGCTGGTGGTAGTCGCCAATGGCGGTGGAATTGAGGTTGCCGTAGGGATCAATCTGGGCCGCCCCCAGGATGCCCACCACCTGGGGGCCGGTAAAACGATTCTGCATGGTGGCAAAGGCATCGGCAAGTCCGCCGTTGAAGCTGGTGCCGTACATGACCCGCGGGTCAGCCACAGCCATGGGAATCTCCTCAAGAAGGGAATCGATCGCCCCGGTTTCAAAGAAGATCACACTGTTGGGCGCACTGATGTGCTTGGCCGCCATCGCCGCCAGCATGGAGATGCCGGTCCCGCAGAAGACAATCTCGTTGTCGCGGATCTCCCGGGCAGCAGCGATGGCCATCATTTCACGATAAGTATAGTCCATAGCTCAACCCCGCTCCAGGCCAACGGCATACCCCTGGGGACTGGCCGCTTTGATTCTGGCAAACCGCTCACTGCCAATCAGCTCGCAGAACTGCTGATGATCCCGAACCGCGTAAATATTTTTTTCCAGATACGCAGCATAACGCCCATCATCCCTGGCATCCTGACCGTACTGCTGCAGATATTCAGGGTCATAATCATAATAGCCATAACAGGCGGTAGGATAAGCGCCGAAAGGCTGGGCCACCACCGCATCGGCGTAGAAGAACGGGATCTGGTTCTGCCCCGGCTGCCGGCGCAGCTCATCTTCCTCCACCAGTTCTTCACAGGTAACGATAAGATGACGGGCCGCTTTCGCCTGCTCCACATCGGCAAAGGTCAAACCGGCCATCCGAACAGTGCCCCGGGGGCTGGCCTGCTGGACATGAATGATGGTGACATCGGGATTGATGGCCGGCACCAGCACCACTTTTTCCGGCTCCTCCGGTTGGCGTTTGAAAGGATTGTCCAGCACCACCAGCTTGTCCAGGGGCAACCGGGAATCCTGCTGACGCACCTCAGGAGAGAGCCCCCATTTATAGATAATATCGGTCCCCAGCGAAGAAGTGGTGGGTAGAAAGGGCACCCCCATGGCCCCGGCCATGAAGCGCAGGGTCATCTGGTAGTTGGAATAGTCCTCAAAAAGAATCCGGCCCTCTTCAATGGCCTTGCGGAAGCGGATGCAGGTGGGGGCAAACCGGCCGGTGCCGCCGTAGGCGATCTCCACCGCCTTAACGCAGCCGGCGCCGATCAGTTCATCGACTCCCTGGCCGTTGGAATGGGCGTACACATGAAGATTGCCGATCCGCTGGCGGATAATCTCGTAGACCGCCGCCATGGGGTTGCGGTTCAGGGTGAAGCCCCCCAGGGACAGGTGGGCTCCCGGCGTGACAAAACGGCTGATTGCCGCTGCCAACGACATGCATTTTTCACTATTCATCACATTTCCGATCCAAAAAGAGACATGCGTTCAACAAGAATCAATACAGGAGAAACTCCTGCCGCCGGCGGCAAAACGCAGCCAGTTCCTCTTCCCACAAAGCCTTTATCGTCAGGACATCCTCACCCGCTTCCAACAACCGGCGAATTTCGGGATCACCAATGAGGATGTCAATGGGGAGCTTCTCATATTCATATTCGTATGGCGGCGGCAGCCAGGAGAAGTGGTCCCCGTAGAGTTCCAGCAGCACCCGCAGAAGCTCCAGAGTCAACAGGTAGGGTTCGAAAGACCGCCGATCAAGCACATGGAGATACAATCCTCCGCACACCTGCCCCTGCCATTTGTCAAAGGTCGGCACGAAAAATGTCGGCCGCAGGCAAACACCGCCCAGCACCCGGCGATCAACGGCAGCCAGCAGCCGCTCCGGTTCCACAAACGGCGCCCCCCAGATTTTAAAGGGGGTGGTGGTGCCCCGCCCTTCGGAAAGATTGGTGCCCTCCAGCAGCACCTGGCCGGGATAGACCAAAGCCGTTGCCTGAGTGGGCATATTGGGTGACGGCGGCACCCACAATAAGCCCGTTTCATCACCATACTGCGCCCGCCGCCAGCCGCTCATGGACACCACTTCCAGCCTGCAGCCAAGCTGGTGAACGTCATTGACATACCGGGCCAGCTCCCCCAGGGTCATGCCGTGGCGCATGGGCAGCGGGTAGAGACCGACAAATGAGGTGTAGTCAGGCCGCAGCAGATTGCCTTCAACCAGGTCGCCGCCAAGGGGATTGGGACGATCCAGAACCAGCACCGGCACCCCGGCGGCCGCTGCCGCCTCCATCACCAGCACCAGAGTCCAGATATAGGTATATACCCGGCAGCCCACGTCAACCAGATCAACCAACACCAGATCAATATCCGCAAACATCTCAGCCGTCGGCTGCCGTTGGTCGCCATACAGACTGAAAACCGGAATTTTGGTCACCGGATCATGAAAATCCCCCGAAGGGATCATGTTCGCCTGCTCTACCCCATAAAAGCCGTGTTGGGGACTCCACACCGCCTGCACCTGGCCGGGAAAACGGGTCATGACCAAGGCAAGTGAACTGCTGCCGCTGCCGCCGCAGGCCGCCTGGTGAGTCAGGAAGGCCATCTTTTTCCCGGTGATCCAGGACGGCGGCGTGGTGATAAATTTCTCGACTCCAAGGACTACCATCTGCTCATCAACACTCCCGCTGCGGCACCCAGGACCTCAGGGCCGCAACCCGCGCCCGCGCTTCTGCCAGTTGTTTCTGCTGCTCTTCATCCATGGCCGCGGCCGACGCTGTCAGCCGGGCAAAGACCCGCCTTGGGTCGTCACCTTTTTTCATGTTCCTGCCCCACAACACCAGATCCAGGCCGGCAGACAGGCCCTGGACCATCGTCGCGGCCAGATCATCACCGGCAACGGCCGCCATATCCAGATCGTCCGAAAGAATCACTCCGGAAAAACCGAGACGCCGACGCAAAAGATCGTTGAGAAAAAAGCGGGAAAAGGTCACGGGCCAACGGGGATCAATAGCCGTAAACTGCAGGTGGGCCGTCATGATCACCTTGACGTTCGCTTCAATGGCAGCAAAAAAAGGCTGCAGATGGCTTGCCTGCAGTGATTCCAGACTCAGATCCGAGGTGGGCAGCAGGGTGTGGCTGTCCCCGGGAACGGAACCATGGCCGGGGAAATGCTTGGCACAGGCGGCAATGCCGCTCCCCTGCAGCCCCCGGATATAGGCCGCAACCTGGGCGGCAACCTGCCCAGGATCGGCGGCAAAGCAGCGTCCCGCCAGCACGGCACTCCCACTGCAGGCCAGGTCGGCAACCGGAGCCAGATTGAGATTGACCCCCAGATCTTTCAGGCAGCCGCCGATCTTCCAGGCCGTCGAAGCGGTATCAGCAAGCTCATTCTTTTCCCCCAGCAGCGCGGCGCCGGGAAACTCGGGGAAGCCCTCGCGCAATCGGCAGACCGGACCGCATTCCTGGTCGATGGCGATCAGCAGCGGCGCCGCGCCATGCCGGGCAGCAAGCTCCTGGATTTCGCCTACCAACAATTTGCAAGCTTCGACAGTCGGACAGTTGCGGGAAAAAAGGATGATCCCCCCCGGCGGCGCACTGGACAAAACCTCCCTTTCCGCCGGCGTCAGCGAAGTACCCTCAA
This window of the Candidatus Anaeroferrophillus wilburensis genome carries:
- a CDS encoding cytochrome c3 family protein, producing MKVKRFSIIFVVGLIMSMFFHLPSSWSLSSMCEECHLKLNPGIVKDFNRGKMAKKMTCESCHGKEHMSAADADKAKLPTISTCKKCHSKQAGQYLSGKHALGLLPITAFPDFAHQQPQAFIDGQKGCNGCHNLGITDSQVRTNNEARKYYRYGMDCQNCHTRHAFLVEEARQPEACNSCHTGFDHAQWEMWSHSKHGATYNTDRVAHRGPTCQDCHMVNGDHRVMSAWGFLALRLPEADKEWMGYRMTILQALGVLDKDGNPTPRLEVVKAANMARLDEESFAKERAAMQAICEQCHSATFARENLKNADLMIKAADKIFAEAINVVADLYKDGIIKKETNQATFPYPDLLTFYEVRTAIEEKLYEMFMDFRMKTYQAAFHGMPDYTTWYGYAKMKETLVEMKEMAAQMRLNVK
- a CDS encoding ketoacid-CoA transferase, which gives rise to MDYTYREMMAIAAAREIRDNEIVFCGTGISMLAAMAAKHISAPNSVIFFETGAIDSLLEEIPMAVADPRVMYGTSFNGGLADAFATMQNRFTGPQVVGILGAAQIDPYGNLNSTAIGDYHQPKVRFSGSGGACDVASFVGRTIIFMQQVKGRFVKKLDYFTSPGYLEGGRSRELAGLRPGGPAAVITDKGIFRFDEETKRMYLAGFYQGVKIDDIMATMDFAVESDRALSVPAASATELCVLREICDPQGLIR
- a CDS encoding CoA transferase subunit A, with translation MNSEKCMSLAAAISRFVTPGAHLSLGGFTLNRNPMAAVYEIIRQRIGNLHVYAHSNGQGVDELIGAGCVKAVEIAYGGTGRFAPTCIRFRKAIEEGRILFEDYSNYQMTLRFMAGAMGVPFLPTTSSLGTDIIYKWGLSPEVRQQDSRLPLDKLVVLDNPFKRQPEEPEKVVLVPAINPDVTIIHVQQASPRGTVRMAGLTFADVEQAKAARHLIVTCEELVEEDELRRQPGQNQIPFFYADAVVAQPFGAYPTACYGYYDYDPEYLQQYGQDARDDGRYAAYLEKNIYAVRDHQQFCELIGSERFARIKAASPQGYAVGLERG
- a CDS encoding DUF1343 domain-containing protein, which translates into the protein MVVLGVEKFITTPPSWITGKKMAFLTHQAACGGSGSSSLALVMTRFPGQVQAVWSPQHGFYGVEQANMIPSGDFHDPVTKIPVFSLYGDQRQPTAEMFADIDLVLVDLVDVGCRVYTYIWTLVLVMEAAAAAGVPVLVLDRPNPLGGDLVEGNLLRPDYTSFVGLYPLPMRHGMTLGELARYVNDVHQLGCRLEVVSMSGWRRAQYGDETGLLWVPPSPNMPTQATALVYPGQVLLEGTNLSEGRGTTTPFKIWGAPFVEPERLLAAVDRRVLGGVCLRPTFFVPTFDKWQGQVCGGLYLHVLDRRSFEPYLLTLELLRVLLELYGDHFSWLPPPYEYEYEKLPIDILIGDPEIRRLLEAGEDVLTIKALWEEELAAFCRRRQEFLLY
- the nagZ gene encoding beta-N-acetylhexosaminidase codes for the protein MSITQLVMMGIEGTSLTPAEREVLSSAPPGGIILFSRNCPTVEACKLLVGEIQELAARHGAAPLLIAIDQECGPVCRLREGFPEFPGAALLGEKNELADTASTAWKIGGCLKDLGVNLNLAPVADLACSGSAVLAGRCFAADPGQVAAQVAAYIRGLQGSGIAACAKHFPGHGSVPGDSHTLLPTSDLSLESLQASHLQPFFAAIEANVKVIMTAHLQFTAIDPRWPVTFSRFFLNDLLRRRLGFSGVILSDDLDMAAVAGDDLAATMVQGLSAGLDLVLWGRNMKKGDDPRRVFARLTASAAAMDEEQQKQLAEARARVAALRSWVPQREC